The Coccidioides posadasii str. Silveira chromosome 3, complete sequence genome contains a region encoding:
- a CDS encoding uncharacterized protein (BUSCO:357584at4751~EggNog:ENOG410PGRJ~COG:S~BUSCO:8908at33183) — MSRVYSRLLRMAQESASKKLKAAGPLIGTHNGHFHADEALAVYLLRMLPTYSSSPLIRTRDAEQLAACHTVVDVGGEYDPARNRYDHHQRTFQNTFPNHQTRLSSAGLVYLHFGKAIVAQHMSKPIDHEDVQLVYEKLYTDFIEALDANDNGISVYEPQALAASGLQKRFRDGGINIGSLIGDMNLPDPIENLDEDGLFAKASKFIGETFVRKLRAASGSWLPARETVRAAYEARFDVHPSGRIILLPKGGVPWKEHLYNLEVNAPGASTIAPSDDPRLGKEAFYVLYPESTDPGAKWRIQCVPVDESSFESRKPLPAPWRGVRDSDLDGVIAAETKSKNLAPIPEGAIFTHASGFIGGHKTREGVLAMAVRSLQYSD; from the exons ATGAGTCGCGTTTATTCTCGACTGCTCAGGATGGCACAGGAATCAGCTTCGAAGAAACTCAAGGCAGCTGGTCCTCTGATCGGCACCCACAA TGGGCATTTCCACGCAGACGAGGCCCTAGCCGTGTATCTTCTTCGGATGCTGCCAACGTATTCTTCCTCGCCCCTCATTCGCACCAGAGATGCAGAGCAGCTGGCCGCCTGCCACACCGTTGTTGATGTTGGTGGGGAATACGACCCGGCAAGGAATCGCTATGATCACCATCAACGCACTTTTCAAAACACCTTTCCAAACCATCAGACGAGACTATCGTCTGCTGGCCTAGTATACTTGCACTTTGGGAAGGCAATTGTCGCCCAACACATGTCTAAGCCAATTGACCACGAAGATGTTCAGCTTGTCTACGAAAAGTTGTACACCGATTTCATTGAGGCCCTGGACGCAAATGATAATGGCATATCCGTCTATGAGCCCCAAGCGCTTGCTGCTTCAGGCTTGCAGAAGCGCTTTCGCGATGGAGGAATCAATATTGGCTCCCTAATCGGCGATATGAATCTGCCAGATCCCATCGAAAACCTCGACGAGGATGGCCTCTTCGCCAAGGCAAGCAAATTCATCGGAGAGACATTTGTCAGGAAGCTCCGTGCTGCATCTGGCTCCTGGTTACCTGCCCGAGAAACTGTGCGAGCCGCTTATGAAGCCCGGTTTGACGTTCATCCCTCTGGCAGAATCATCTTGCTCCCAAAAGGTGGGGTGCCGTGGAAGGAGCACCTATATAACTTGGAGGTAAACGCTCCGGGAGCATCCACTATCGCTCCATCCGACGACCCAAGGCTTGGAAAAGAAGCATTCTATGTCCTCTATCCGGAGTCCACAGATCCAGGTGCCAAGTGGCGGATACAGTGTGTCCCCGTTGACGAATCGAGCTTCGAATCTAGGAAGCCGCTTCCCGCGCCCTGGCGTGGAGTCCGAGATTCAGACCTTGACGGTGTCATAGCTGCTGAAACCAAGAGTAAGAATCTCGCCCCGATCCCCGAGGGAGCCATATTTACTCATGCGAGCGGCTTCATTGGCGGTCACAAGACGAGGGAAGGGGTACTCGCAATGGCAGTTAGAAGCTTGCAGTACAGCGACTGA
- a CDS encoding uncharacterized protein (EggNog:ENOG410PRAF~COG:S~BUSCO:15484at33183), whose product MDIDSLLDLEETFYAEGYELGFKDGEVAGYNEGCVFAVENGFEKFQEMGRLYGKGIIWAKRLPGNHGLLHASKSLNGAAEGAEAVSTNTPDRDDVHLPDLPPNPRLEKHLAAFLSLVDPLTLSMENAEEAVAEFDERLKKATAKAKIIEKLLGETSTSLGHARQGVGSDNIEDIGALPPRIIQED is encoded by the coding sequence ATGGACATTGACAGCTTACTTGACTTGGAGGAGACCTTCTACGCCGAGGGGTACGAGCTCGGATTTAAAGACGGAGAAGTCGCCGGCTACAACGAAGGATGCGTATTCGCGGTTGAAAATGGATTTGAAAAATTTCAAGAGATGGGAAGACTATACGGCAAGGGAATAATTTGGGCGAAGCGATTACCCGGGAATCATGGCTTGTTACACGCTTCCAAGAGCTTGAATGGCGCTGCTGAGGGCGCTGAAGCAGTCTCCACGAATACCCCTGATCGTGATGATGTCCACCTCCCTGACCTACCTCCCAACCCCCGACTAGAGAAGCATCTCGCGGCGTTTCTTTCCCTGGTGGATCCTTTGACGCTTTCGATGGAAAATGCAGAAGAAGCGGTCGCTGAATTCGACGAAAGGCTGAAAAAAGCAACTGCCAAAGCCAAAATTATAGAGAAGCTACTGGGGGAAACGAGTACAAGTTTGGGGCACGCGAGGCAGGGTGTCGGATCTGATAACATTGAGGATATTGGAGCGCTTCCGCCGAGAATAATACAAGAAGACTGA
- a CDS encoding uncharacterized protein (EggNog:ENOG410PQSG~COG:T,U~BUSCO:15393at33183), which yields MNPHQQNKIDINSLSPDEQRLLRLYGKIPNKKDLLQNKLKERKYFDSGDYALSKAGKASDVGVTSIGSRHPVPENIPHLTATSPPQASPIPGHFNGHSPTQTGGAHNGLPVGMSRSPIRESNFPHRKSSLGDSGLGEEGQKERSKDAGEGLTSAEARNRDTKEGSISPPRVTGGLPIRR from the exons ATGAACCCTCATCAGCAGAATAAGATCGACATCAAT TCTCTGAGCCCCGATGAACAGCGTCTTTTGCGGCTGTATGGGAAAATTCCAAACAAGAAAGACCTGCTCCAAAATAAGCTGAAG GAACGAAAATATTTTGACTCGGGCGACTATGCTCTTAGCAAAGCCGGCAAAGCATCCGACGTTGGAGTTACCAGCATCGGTTCCCGTCATCCTGTCCCGGAAAATATCCCTCACCTGACTGCAACCTCACCTCCCCAAGCAAGCCCCATTCCCGGACATTTCAATGGTCATTCCCCAACCCAGACTGGCGGAGCCCATAACGGGTTACCCGTCGGGATGAGCCGTAGTCCGATCCGAGAAAGTAACTTCCCACACCGAAAGTCGAGTCTGGGAGATAGCGGGCTTGGGGAGGAGGGCCAGAAAGAGAGGTCCAAAGACGCTGGTGAGGGTCTTACTAGTGCTGAAGCGCGCAATCGTGACACCAAAGAAGGGAGCATAAGTCCTCCACGAGTCACAGGCGGTTTGCCAATTCGGAGATAG
- a CDS encoding uncharacterized protein (EggNog:ENOG410PIH0~COG:S~TransMembrane:9 (n6-18c23/24o33-49i61-83o140-160i172-193o205-224i236-252o272-290i297-318o356-375i)~BUSCO:7050at33183) produces MWIVRLISSAFFLTAIVLSIPLAFDVGGRTCGLAYSLSLATFYFLLSVLKLTTPDNSRVRYALIILARSTQWIVAPILLIWSLNKFSVDSDNSSGWVERTFNGKRAQDTSIHEWIFGANGLIETVSLGSWDKLLQWSTPVFQLAEGFCSLLVIQAAGQITRWLVNRGGRSDSWMISLLVMSASVISSSIYFLWRVLRFPEISSVDSALIGVAITCAVFLCAWGIGSGRGNPVESSLLFAYIVLCIYQIFTDYQPSTPLETPSVSSQPDFPPLPPIIMASYTTLMHTLSALPSIIHTAFNIVSAAFSAISPSVLISLLYRLFVLYASTRIIPAVRESGARALSQEASLDDSDGAGQFLGFLSWFSPSILIAVYTSLLMQHFAAQSTGANGEWWKSAGAMGGNFWRWVNLGCTMGLYAVELWLGKQDDIDGGLTGHWKTD; encoded by the exons ATGTGGATCGTACGTCTCATTTCGTCCGCTTTCTTCCTCACCGCCATCGTTCTGTCCATTCCCCTCGCGTTCGATGTCGGTGGGAGAACCTGCGGCCTGGCATATTCCCTGTCTCTGGCAACGTTCTACTTTTTACTCTCCGTGCTCAAGCTCACCACCCCGGATAACTCGCGAGTTCGTTATGCCTTGATCATCCTCGCCAGGTCAACACAATGGATAGTTGCACCTATACTCCTGATCTGGTCCCTAAATAAATTTTCTGTCGACTCCGATAACTCCAGCGGCTGGGTAGAGAGGACGTTCAATGGGAAGAGAGCACAAGATACTTCAATCCATGAATGGATATTCGGTGCCAACGGCTTGATCGAAACAGTGTCGCTAGGGAGCTGGGACAAGCTTCTCCAATGGTCTACTCCAGTCTTCCAGTTGGCTGAGGGGTTTTGCAGTCTGCTAGTCATTCAGGCTGCCGGTCAAATCACAAGATGGCTAGTTAATAGAGGTGGAAGAAGTGACAGCTGGATG ATCAGCCTCCTTGTTATGTCCGCCTCGGTTATCTCGAGCTCGATTTACTTTCTATGGCGTGTGCTACGGTTTCCAGAGATCAGCAGCGTTGATTCCGCTTTAATCGGGGTTGCAATCACATGTGCTGTGTTCCTTTGCGCATGGGGCATTGGGAGCGGTCGAGGAAATCCGGTGGAGAGCTCCCTATTGTTTGCCTACATCGTTCTCTGCATCTATCAGATATTCACCGACTATCAACCCTCGACGCCCTTAGAGACACCATCCGTGTCCTCGCAACCCGACTTTCCTCCGCTTCCACCCATCATCATGGCCTCGTACACAACGCTTATGCATACGCTGTCTGCCTTGCCGTCCATCATCCACACCGCTTTTAATATCGTGAGCGCCGCTTTCAGTGCCATCAGCCCTTCCGTCCTGATATCTTTGCTGTATCGTTTGTTTGTGCTCTATGCATCGACAAGGATTATCCCTGCAGTTCGGGAATCTGGAGCAAGAGCTCTATCCCAGGAAGCGTCTCTTGATGATTCCGACGGTGCTGGTCAATTTTTGGGTTTCTTGAGCTGGTTTTCACCATCCATTCTCATTGCCGTTTACACCAGCTTGCTGATGCAACATTTTGCTGCCCAATCCACGGGAGCAAATGGGGAATGGTGGAAGAGTGCTGGAGCCATGGGCGGGAACTTTTGGAGATGGGTCAACCTGGGATGCACGATGGGGCTTTACGCGGTCGAGTTGTGGTTGGGCAAGCAGGACGATATTGATGGTGGCTTGACTGGACATTGGAAGACAGACTGA
- the GLE2 gene encoding RNA export factor gle2 (EggNog:ENOG410PGB1~COG:A) gives MSSALFGSTTSTTGDLSKDVALSSPPEDSISDLAFSSVSDHLAVASWDKKVRIYEINEQGMSEGKALFEHQGPVLNCCWSPDGTKVVGVGADKAARMLDLAGNPSNPVQVAAHDAPIRCCRMISNPANSSQPLLVTGSWDKTVKYWDLRQSTPIASLDCQERVYTMDVRNKLLVIGTADRYINIVNLDQPTKFYKTMQSPLKWQTRVVSCFTDATGFAVGSIEGRCAIQYVEDKDSSSNFSFKCHRESPSGSTTVSNVYSVNSIAFHPTHGTFSTAGSDGTFHFWDKDAKHRLKGFPNVGGTISCSTFNRNGNIFAYAVSYDWSKGYTGNTPQTPNKVMMHPVAAEEVRPRPSNARRTR, from the exons ATGTCGTCAGCCCTCTTTGGCTCCACCACCAGCACGACAGGCGATCTCTCTAAGGATGTTGCCCTGTCCTCGCCCCCGGAGGATAGCATCTCCGATCTCGCATTTTCAAGTGTTAGCGACCACCTTGCAGTGGCATCATGGGATAAGAAAGTCCGTATCTACGAGATCAACGAACAAGGAATGAGTGAAGGGAAAGCGCTGTTTGAGCACCAGGGTCCTGTTCTGAACTGTTGTTGGTCGCCT GATGGGACCAAGGTTGTCGGTGTCGGTGCAGATAAAGCCGCCCGTATGCTCGACTTAGCTGGCAACCCCAGCAATCCTGTTCAAGTCGCAGCGCATGACGCGCCTATTCGATGCTGCCGCATGATTTCAAATCCAGCAAATTCAAGTCAGCCTTTGCTCGTCACCGGCTCGTGGGATAAAACTGTAAAGTACTGGGATTTGCGACAGTCTACGCCCATTGCGTCTCTCGATTGTCAAGAACGGGTATACACAATGGACGTTAGGAACAAGCTTCTCGTCATCGGCACAGCAGATCGATATATTAATATTGTGAATCTGGACCAACCTACAAAGTTCTACAAGACCATGCAATCGCCCCTCAAGTGGCAAACAAGAGTTGTCAGCTGCTTCACGGATGCTACAGGATTCGCAGTTGGCAGCATTGAGGGTCGCTGTGCGATTCAGTATGTTGAAGACAAGGATTCTAGCTCGAACTTCAGTTTCAAGTGTCACCGCGAAAGCCCCAGTGGCTCCACAACCGTCAGCAACGTCTATTCGGTCAATTCCATCGCCTTCCACCCCACACACGGCACATTCAGTACGGCAGGCAGCGACGGAACGTTCCATTTTTGGGATAAAGATGCCAAGCACAGACTTAAGGGATTTCCCAATGTCGGAGGGACGATTTCCTGTTCCACCTTCAACCGTAACGGGAACATTTTTGCCTATGCAGTGAGCTATGACTGGAGCAAGGGATATACTGGCAATACTCCACAAACTCCGAATAAGGTCATGATGCATCCTGTCGCCGCAGAAGAAGTCCGACCTCGCCCTTCAAACGCACGCAGGACCAGATGA
- a CDS encoding uncharacterized protein (EggNog:ENOG410PHK1~COG:S~BUSCO:13752at33183) produces MGEIPRTTTKTYVVEHLDPELGPWSALEYGSIAKESCAAGAKFMLTSVPESLQLPPELAALDSLHVEHRGVEEIFSSQKPRVCLLDPAATSELSPADGDAFDIFLYGGILGDDPPRDRTSELRKKGYAGRRLGPKQMTTDTAVRVTRMVVEDKAPLDQIEWVDYPELRLDKHETTEMPFRYVKGREGEPVMPEGMIELIKKDADKGLVDLL; encoded by the exons ATGGGCGAGATACCACGAACGACCACCAAAACCTATGTTGTTGAGCATCTGGATCCGGAGTTAGGCCCATGGTCTGCTCTCGAGTACGGATCTATCGCAAAGGAATCCTGCGCAGCAGGCGCTAAATTCATGCTCACCTCCGTTCCAGAGTCGCTGCAATTGCCGCCTGAACTggctgctttggacagcTTACATGTGGAGCACCGAGGTGTCGAAGAGATTTTTTCCAGTCAGAAGCCCAGGGTCTGCTTACTAGATCCAGCCGCTACATCAGAATTATCCCCGGCGGATGGAGATGCGTTCGATATCTTTCTTTATGGGGGCATCCTTG GAGATGACCCTCCGCGAG ATAGGACATCAGAATTGCGCAAGAAGGGTTATGCGGGTAGAAGACTAGGGCCTAAGCAGATGACAACCGATACTGCAGTCAGGGTAACTCGCATGGTCGTCGAGGACAAAG CTCCTCTGGACCAGATTGAATGGGTAGATTATCCGGAGTTACGACTCGACAAGCACGAAACTACGGAAATGCCATTTAGATATGTGAAAGGTCGAGAAGGGGAGCCCGTGATGCCCGAG GGGATGATTGAGCTCATTAAAAAGGATGCGGATAAAGGGCTAGTGGATTTGCTATGA
- the MES1 gene encoding methionine--tRNA ligase mes1 (BUSCO:117017at4751~EggNog:ENOG410PG5D~COG:J) has translation MGSQEKILPQKGQRNILVTSALPYVNNVPHLGNIVGSVLSADVFARYHKACGRPTLYVCGTDEYGTATETKALEEGVTPEELCAKYNKIHQEVYEWFEIGFDFFGRTPTQKHTEISQSIFKRLYKNGYLEEKTAEQPFCEKHQSFLADRYVEGECPRCHYDDARGDQCDKCGSLLDPFDLINPRCKVDGATPVSRPTKHIHLLLDKLQPQIEDWVRPAIEKGDWPKNSRVITESWLKEGLKDRGITRDLKWGVPVPLEGYDNKVLYVWFEACIGYPSITANYTDDWELWWRNPEDVRLYQFLGKDNVPFHAVIFPGCQLGTKDNWTMLHHLSTTEYLNYENGKFSKSRGIGVFGNNAKDTGIPPDVWRYYLLKNRPETGDTQFEWRSFIDANNGELLAKLGNLVNRVVKLIASPKAYSSVVPDFTIPESFNPVLDDVTAILRQYIEEMEGVHLRAGLITAMRVAEAGNNLIQSNKLDNSLIANEPERAATVVGIVTNLIHLCASVFSPYLPATSKSILEQLNAPFKNIPSLEDLKDGWKPTAIKAGHKIGKAKYLFSNIDVKKADEWREMFGGSQAERRKKEEEAAKVAAKKAANKAKKKEKKKQPKGDKEDVRVGKSVETSAKGGAEAVSATAEDKKGEAVEKITDGVAQVTIPTS, from the exons ATGGGCTCCCAAGAGAAAATCCTGCCCCAGAAGGGCCAACGGAATATTCTCGTTACCAGCGCCTTGCCTTACGTAAATAACGTTCCCCATCTCGGAAACATTGTGGGCTCCGTTCTTAGTGCCGATGTCTTTGCTAG ATATCACAAAGCCTGTGGCAGACCGACTCTATACGTCTGCGGAACCGACGAATATGGCACGGCGACGGAAACCAAGGCGCTCGAAGAAGGTGTGACGCCCGAGGAGCTATGCGCCAAATACAACAAAATTCACCAGGAAGTTTATGAATGGTTCGAGATCGGGTTTGACTTTTTCGGCCGGACTCCAACGCAAAAGCATACCGAAATATCGCAGAGCATTTTTAAGCGACTCTACAAGAATGGATACCTGGAGGAGAAGACCGCGGAACAGCCATTTTGCGAAAAGCACCAATCCTTTTTAGCAGACCGATATGTGGAGGGCGAATGCCCCCGGTGCCACTACGATGATGCCAGAGGAGACCAGTGCGATAAATGCGGCTCTCTCCTGGATCCTTTCGATTTGATTAATCCCCGTTGTAAGGTCGACGGCGCGACACCAGTTAGCCGTCCAACGAAACATATTCATCTTCTATTGGATAAACTTCAGCCGCAGATTGAAGATTGGGTTCGCCCTGCTATAGAGAAAGGAGACTGGCCGAAAAACAGTCGAGTCATTACTGAATCATGGCTGAAGGAGGGCCTCAAAGATCGTGGCATTACGCGAGATTTAAAATGGGGTGTACCGGTTCCTCTCGAAGGCTATGACAACAAAGTTCTTTACGTCTGGTTCGAGGCTTGTATTGGATATCCTTCCATAACGGCCAACTACACCGATGATTGGGAGCTCTGGTGGAGAAATCCAGAGGACGTCCGATTATACCAGTTCCTCGGAAAAGATAATGTACCCTTCCACGCTGTCATTTTTCCCGGCTGCCAGTTAGGAACAAAGGACAATTGGACCATGTTGCACCACCTTAGCACCACCGAATATCTTAACTATGAGAACGGCAAGTTCAGCAAATCCCGCGGTATCGGTGTCTTTGGAAACAATGCCAAGGACACTGGCATTCCCCCAGATGTGTGGAGATACTACCTTCTCAAGAACCGACCAGAAACTGGCGATACCCAATTTGAATGGCGTTCCTTCATCGATGCCAACAATGGAGAGCTTCTTGCGAAACTGGGAAACCTCGTAAATCGAGTTGTCAAACTGATAGCGAGTCCCAAAGCTTACAGCAGCGTTGTGCCTGATTTTACCATTCCGGAATCATTCAACCCCGTTCTAGATGATGTAACAGCCATTCTCCGCCAGTAcattgaagaaatggaaggGGTTCACCTTCGTGCTGGGCTCATCACCGCTATGAGGGTCGCTGAAGCCGGCAACAACCTCATTCAATCAAACAAACTCGACAATTCTCTCATTGCCAACGAGCCAGAACGGGCTGCCACCGTGGTCGGCATAGTGACTAACTTAATTCACCTTTGTGCCAGCGTCTTCTCTCCGTACCTCCCCGCAACATCAAAGTCCATTCTCGAACAACTAAATGCTCCATTCAAAAATATCCCATCCCTAGAAGACCTCAAGGACGGTTGGAAGCCCACTGCCATCAAGGCTGGCCATAAGATTGGCAAAGCAAAGTATCTCTTCTCTAACATCGACGTCAAGAAGGCTGATGAATGGCGGGAAATGTTTGGTGGTTCCCAGGCCGAAAGGCGaaagaaggaggaagaagctGCCAAAGTGGCTGCCAAAAAGGCCGCAAACAAGGCTaaaaagaaggagaagaagaagcagccCAAGGGAGATAAAGAGGATGTACGCGTGGGAAAGAGTGTGGAGACCTCTGCAAAGGGAGGTGCAGAAGCTGTTTCTGCAACagcagaagacaagaagGGTGAAGCGGTGGAGAAGATTACTGATGGCGTTGCCCAGGTCACGATTCCCACATCTTAA